One genomic segment of Vagococcus intermedius includes these proteins:
- a CDS encoding VanZ family protein — MGKTKIKGRVLLIAYLVVLVWILLFKFAFSIDDIIAVFHNQGRSINLLPFSESVIVNGHIDISEIINNLVIFIPFGGLLGILGEKRGFIKSLSLILLFSLLVEASQFILGIGATDITDIVMNSLGGVIGLVSYGVLAKYINRSKLDRFLVNIGTLLFSLILATLVFLLIFNM, encoded by the coding sequence ATGGGAAAAACAAAAATAAAAGGACGAGTATTATTAATAGCATACTTAGTGGTACTGGTCTGGATTTTATTATTTAAATTTGCTTTCTCAATTGATGACATTATAGCAGTATTTCATAATCAAGGGAGGAGCATTAATTTATTGCCCTTTTCAGAATCAGTCATTGTTAATGGTCACATTGATATCAGTGAAATAATCAATAATTTAGTTATTTTTATCCCTTTTGGCGGATTATTAGGAATCTTAGGTGAAAAGAGAGGCTTTATTAAGTCGCTAAGTTTAATTTTATTATTTAGTTTGCTAGTAGAAGCTAGCCAATTTATCCTAGGCATAGGAGCTACCGATATTACCGATATTGTGATGAATAGTTTAGGTGGGGTGATTGGTTTAGTGAGTTATGGTGTATTAGCAAAGTATATCAATCGCTCTAAATTAGATAGATTTTTGGTTAATATAGGCACGTTATTGTTTAGTCTGATTTTGGCGACATTAGTTTTTTTACTTATTTTTAATATGTGA
- a CDS encoding CatB-related O-acetyltransferase → MTKCNHWSETKYIKDIITNPLIEAGDYSYYSGYYSSGSFEDGCVRYLWGDEVSRQLFNPIEQMGWHLDKLLIGNYVCIASGVTILMGGNHNHQMDSISVYPFLETIADTYEPRGDTIIKSDAWLGMNAMIMPGITIGEGAIVAAGSVVTRDVEPYTVVGGNPAKPIKKRFNEKEIEQLLSMRWYDWERPLIERALPIITQGSVSDLYDFYQQEVLATK, encoded by the coding sequence ATGACAAAATGTAACCATTGGTCTGAAACAAAATATATTAAAGATATTATTACTAACCCATTAATTGAGGCAGGAGATTATTCTTACTATTCGGGGTATTATTCATCAGGTAGTTTTGAAGATGGATGTGTTCGGTATTTATGGGGAGATGAGGTCTCTCGTCAGTTATTTAATCCCATTGAACAAATGGGTTGGCACCTTGATAAGCTACTTATTGGCAATTACGTGTGTATTGCCAGTGGCGTCACGATTTTAATGGGTGGCAACCATAATCATCAGATGGATAGTATCAGTGTTTACCCTTTTTTAGAGACCATTGCAGACACGTATGAACCACGAGGTGACACCATTATTAAGAGTGATGCTTGGTTAGGCATGAATGCGATGATTATGCCAGGAATCACAATAGGTGAGGGTGCAATTGTAGCGGCAGGTTCAGTTGTGACTAGAGATGTTGAACCTTATACTGTGGTAGGTGGCAATCCAGCGAAACCAATCAAAAAACGGTTTAACGAAAAAGAGATCGAACAACTCTTATCGATGCGTTGGTATGATTGGGAGCGACCTTTAATTGAACGTGCCCTACCCATTATTACGCAAGGCTCCGTATCAGATTTATATGACTTTTATCAACAAGAGGTATTAGCAACTAAATGA
- a CDS encoding DUF3955 domain-containing protein, with amino-acid sequence MEFAKQIKQLRAANQLTQEQLAQQLNVSRQTISSWETGRNLPDLEMVVVLAKLFDISLDTLILGDDKMENKLIDDGNLVNKSRNNRVSLSLIVIGVICFLIKALIKTKVLADGTLSEPFFFLLPIGYLFIFLGLLIGIISLIKVVIKKL; translated from the coding sequence ATGGAATTTGCTAAACAAATTAAACAGCTACGAGCCGCTAATCAGTTAACACAAGAGCAACTTGCTCAACAATTAAATGTTTCTCGTCAAACAATTTCAAGTTGGGAAACAGGACGTAATTTACCAGATTTAGAGATGGTCGTAGTGTTGGCTAAACTATTTGACATTTCGCTCGACACTTTAATTTTAGGAGATGATAAGATGGAAAATAAATTAATTGACGATGGTAATTTAGTAAATAAATCAAGAAATAATCGAGTGAGTCTTAGCTTGATAGTCATTGGTGTAATCTGCTTTTTAATAAAGGCATTAATCAAAACAAAAGTTTTAGCAGATGGAACATTGAGTGAACCTTTTTTCTTTTTACTCCCAATTGGTTATCTTTTTATTTTTTTAGGCTTACTAATTGGGATTATTAGCTTAATTAAGGTGGTAATAAAAAAACTTTAG
- a CDS encoding bacterial Ig-like domain-containing protein, with protein sequence MKKFSFLFIATTLMVSPLVGMGAEVVGGSQLKDIKEPQIELATAKIEKKLADIKEETTKEQKQSKVKGMWGSAPFEFENGVFTIYEGDLESHHIAPWRSGGGNKIDPKGILEIKLAGKVKAPEYCYRLFAGDNTANSLHNIVTYTNLDLLDTSETISMANMFSDNRSLTYLDLRSFDTSKVTTMESMFARTLKLDTLKVDGWDTSSLTQMENMFQGTSMKNFNINHFNTSKVTSMRDVFHGCEIDKLDISDWDTSNVTDMVQTFHLSEIRDLNISGWDTGKVTDMFNMFNREPSKYDKCGPHRVTLGKNFKFIGYDNHATNPSFNPQYGVGTGRWIREDLLTKSYTPLNFMKNYGTGELTPGTYIVEPKEKVAQPITIHYKDLNGKELRESTKLEGKLGSVAKIDIPDIKGYEFVKSDKDLELKYSGLAQEVTLTYKEADFTSIKASNSIIAVDTKWKAEDNFVKATDKLGNEVSFDKVKVSGEVDTSKVGNYSVTYRYGGFSTTIIVVVVEKPERPEVWPGEEINKTSIEAKNSKIAVDTKWEAKDNFVKATDKLGKDVKLEKVNVTGEVDTSKVGEYKVTYAYGGLRTTITVTVVEKPERPEVWPGEEINKTSIEAKNSKIAVDTKWEAKDNFVKATDKLGKEVNFEDVKVSGKVDTSKVGEYKVTYEYGGMRTTVTVTVVEKPERPEVWPGEEINKTSIEAKNSKIAVDTKWEAKDNFVKATDKLGKDVKFEDVKVTGDVDTSKVGEYKVTYKYGDKRVTVTVTVVEKPERPEVWPGEEINKTSIEAKNSKIAVDTKWEAKDNFVKATDKLGKDVKLEKVSVTGEVDTSKVGEYKVTYKYGDKRVTVTVTVVEKPERPEVWPGEEINKTSIEAKNSKIAVDTKWEAKDNFVKATDKLGKDVKFEDVKVTGDVDTSKVGEYKVTYKYGDKRVTVTVTVVEKPERPEVWPGEEINKTSIEAKNSKIAVDTKWESKDNFVKATDKLGKDVKFEDVKVTGDVDTSKVGEYKVTYKYGDKRVTVTVTVVEKPERPEVWPGEEINKTSIEAKNSKIAVDTKWEAKDNFVKATDKLGKDVKFEDVKVTGDVDTSKVGEYKVTYKYGDKRVTVTVTVVEKPERPEVWPGEEINKTSIEAKNSKIAVDTKWEAKDNFVKATDKLGKDVKLEKVSVTGEVDTSKVGEYKVTYKYGDKRVTVTVTVVEKPERPEVWPGEEINKTSIEAKNSKIAVDTKWEAKDNFVKATDKLGKDVKFEDVKVTGDVDTSKVGEYKVTYKYGDKRVTVTVTVVEKPERPEVWPGEEINKTSIEAKNSKIAVDTKWEAKDNFVKATDKLGKDVKLEKVSVTGEVDTSKVGEYKVTYKYGDKRVTVTVTVVEKPERPEVWPGEEINKTSIEAESSTIVVDTKWEAKDNFVKATDKLGKDVKFEDVKVSGDVDTSKVGEYKVTYEYGGMSTVVIVTVVEKPERPEVWPGEEINKLSIEVRSSTIVVGNKWEAEDNFVKATDKLGKDINFEDVKVSGEVDTSKVGDYQVSFTYDGMTVTTTVLVVEKPERPEVWPGEEINQESIEAQSSTLVLGSAWEAKDNFIKATNKLGKAVKFEDVRVSGEVDTSKVGEYEVIYAYGSASASVKVTVVEKPERPEVWPGEEINKTSIQAKNSTIVVDSQWEAKDNFVKATDKLGEEVSFDEIKVNGKVDTTQPGDYQVSYDYDGMSIVVTVTVVEEPERPEVWPGEEINKTSINVQNVMLTVGTSWEAKDNFINATNKLGEEVTFDDIDVTGEVDTSKVGDYKVTYHYGGLSISAIVTVVEEPERPEIWPGEEINQTSLVVQNSTIVVGSEWTSEDNFIQATDKNGEALAFNQIKVSGEVDTTKPGEYQVTYKNQGMIAIATITVVEEPERPEVWPGEEVDQSMIQVQNSTVVIDSEWQAEDNFVKATDKQGQLVDFTKIKVEGEVDTSKVGDYQVTYAYNNQVATATITVVKVPERPEVWPGEEVNRTSLQVRSSSIVKGAEWQAKDNFIQATNKLGEEVNFSEVRVVGDVDTAQVGEYQVTYDYQGISAMITVTVVEKPERPEVWPGEEINKSSLQVKGSTILVDSKWQAKDNFIQATDKEGKEVDFAKVKVTGEVDTSKVGSYDVIYSYGGMSTTATITVVDKPERPEVWPGEEVNKTSLQVKNLVLEIGSKWEAKDNFVGATTKLGKEVVFEEVNYSGEVDTSKTGDYEIVYSYGGLKAIAIVTVIDKEDSDQDKDKDQDKDKDKDKDQDQDKDKDKDKDKDKDKEQDKDKDKDKDKEQDKEQDKDKEQDKDKEQDKDLNKNNGQDNGKDNDFGINNNDTSQNKVSDGQREDGASNKTIGTDLTTRQGVLRTTTTNQDGTKNAVSASVPTNGLERTQVTPAPVKGQQTTGNDVIADTHKKLGTSLPVSGKDISQTTLPQTNEKNDSWLVILGGFLLGLVTLFRNKTK encoded by the coding sequence ATGAAAAAGTTTAGCTTTTTATTTATAGCAACAACGTTAATGGTATCACCTTTAGTTGGAATGGGTGCTGAAGTAGTTGGTGGGAGTCAGTTAAAAGATATTAAAGAACCTCAAATAGAATTAGCAACGGCTAAGATTGAAAAAAAATTAGCTGATATAAAAGAAGAAACAACAAAAGAACAAAAACAGAGTAAAGTGAAGGGGATGTGGGGAAGCGCCCCATTTGAATTTGAAAATGGAGTTTTTACTATTTATGAAGGTGATTTAGAAAGTCATCATATAGCACCATGGAGATCTGGCGGAGGAAATAAGATAGACCCAAAAGGTATTTTAGAAATTAAATTAGCTGGGAAGGTGAAGGCTCCAGAGTACTGCTACAGATTATTTGCAGGCGATAACACTGCTAACTCTTTGCATAATATAGTGACGTATACTAATTTAGATTTATTAGATACATCAGAAACAATAAGTATGGCAAATATGTTTAGTGATAATCGGAGCCTAACTTATTTAGATCTACGGTCATTTGATACGTCAAAAGTTACAACTATGGAGAGTATGTTTGCTAGAACACTGAAACTAGATACTTTGAAGGTAGACGGTTGGGATACTTCTAGCTTAACTCAAATGGAGAATATGTTTCAAGGAACGAGCATGAAGAATTTTAATATTAATCATTTTAATACTTCAAAGGTGACAAGTATGAGGGATGTTTTCCATGGCTGTGAGATTGATAAATTAGATATTAGCGACTGGGATACCTCGAATGTTACAGATATGGTTCAAACTTTTCATCTAAGCGAAATTAGAGATCTGAATATCAGCGGATGGGATACTGGGAAAGTTACTGATATGTTTAATATGTTTAATAGGGAACCAAGTAAATATGATAAGTGTGGACCACATAGAGTCACATTGGGAAAAAATTTTAAATTTATTGGTTACGATAATCATGCGACAAACCCAAGTTTCAACCCTCAATATGGTGTAGGGACAGGAAGATGGATAAGAGAAGATTTATTAACAAAATCATATACACCATTAAATTTTATGAAAAATTATGGAACAGGAGAACTGACACCAGGGACCTATATCGTTGAACCTAAGGAAAAGGTTGCCCAACCAATTACCATTCATTATAAGGATTTAAATGGTAAGGAATTAAGGGAGTCTACTAAACTAGAGGGTAAATTAGGATCAGTAGCTAAGATCGATATTCCTGATATCAAAGGCTACGAATTTGTTAAGTCGGATAAGGATTTAGAACTAAAATATTCTGGTTTAGCACAAGAGGTGACCTTAACTTATAAAGAAGCTGATTTTACTTCGATCAAAGCGAGTAACTCTATCATTGCTGTAGATACTAAGTGGAAAGCGGAAGATAACTTTGTTAAAGCAACCGATAAATTAGGAAATGAGGTTAGTTTTGATAAGGTTAAAGTAAGTGGTGAGGTTGATACTTCAAAAGTTGGTAATTATAGCGTGACCTATCGTTATGGTGGCTTTTCAACAACGATTATTGTGGTAGTTGTCGAAAAACCAGAACGTCCAGAAGTTTGGCCTGGTGAAGAGATCAACAAAACGAGTATTGAAGCTAAGAATTCAAAAATTGCGGTAGATACTAAATGGGAAGCGAAAGACAACTTTGTCAAAGCGACAGATAAATTAGGAAAAGATGTTAAGTTAGAAAAAGTTAACGTTACAGGTGAGGTTGATACTTCAAAAGTTGGTGAATACAAAGTAACGTATGCCTATGGTGGTTTACGCACAACCATCACAGTAACCGTTGTTGAAAAACCAGAACGTCCAGAAGTGTGGCCTGGTGAAGAGATCAACAAAACGAGTATTGAAGCTAAGAATTCAAAAATTGCGGTAGATACTAAATGGGAAGCGAAAGACAACTTTGTCAAAGCGACAGATAAACTAGGTAAAGAAGTTAACTTTGAAGACGTTAAAGTCAGTGGTAAAGTTGATACGTCGAAAGTTGGCGAATACAAAGTAACGTATGAATACGGGGGAATGCGTACAACCGTTACCGTAACCGTAGTTGAGAAACCAGAACGACCAGAAGTCTGGCCTGGTGAAGAGATCAACAAAACAAGTATTGAAGCTAAGAATTCAAAAATTGCGGTAGATACTAAATGGGAAGCGAAAGACAACTTTGTCAAAGCGACAGATAAACTAGGAAAAGATGTTAAATTTGAAGACGTTAAAGTAACTGGCGATGTAGATACGTCGAAAGTTGGCGAATACAAAGTAACGTATAAATACGGAGATAAGCGTGTAACCGTTACTGTAACAGTAGTCGAAAAACCAGAACGTCCAGAAGTTTGGCCTGGTGAAGAGATCAACAAAACAAGTATTGAAGCTAAGAATTCAAAAATTGCGGTAGATACTAAATGGGAAGCGAAAGACAACTTTGTCAAAGCGACAGATAAACTAGGAAAAGATGTTAAGTTAGAAAAAGTTAGCGTTACAGGTGAAGTTGATACGTCGAAAGTTGGCGAATACAAAGTAACGTATAAATACGGAGATAAGCGTGTAACCGTTACTGTAACAGTAGTCGAAAAACCAGAACGTCCAGAAGTTTGGCCTGGTGAAGAGATCAACAAAACAAGTATTGAAGCTAAGAATTCAAAAATTGCGGTAGATACTAAATGGGAGGCGAAAGACAACTTTGTCAAAGCGACAGATAAACTAGGAAAAGATGTTAAATTTGAAGACGTTAAAGTAACTGGCGATGTAGATACGTCGAAAGTTGGCGAATACAAAGTAACGTATAAATACGGAGATAAGCGTGTAACCGTTACTGTAACAGTAGTCGAAAAACCAGAACGTCCAGAAGTTTGGCCTGGTGAAGAGATCAACAAAACAAGTATTGAAGCTAAGAATTCAAAAATTGCGGTAGATACTAAATGGGAATCGAAAGACAACTTTGTCAAAGCGACAGATAAACTAGGAAAAGATGTTAAGTTTGAAGACGTTAAAGTAACTGGCGATGTAGATACGTCGAAAGTTGGCGAATACAAAGTAACGTATAAATACGGAGATAAGCGTGTAACCGTTACTGTAACAGTAGTCGAAAAACCAGAACGTCCAGAGGTTTGGCCTGGTGAAGAGATCAACAAAACAAGTATTGAAGCTAAGAATTCAAAAATTGCGGTAGATACTAAATGGGAAGCGAAAGACAACTTTGTCAAAGCGACAGATAAACTAGGAAAAGATGTTAAATTTGAAGACGTTAAAGTAACTGGCGATGTAGATACGTCGAAAGTTGGCGAATACAAAGTAACGTATAAATACGGAGATAAGCGTGTAACCGTTACTGTAACAGTAGTCGAAAAACCAGAACGTCCAGAAGTTTGGCCTGGTGAAGAGATCAACAAAACAAGTATTGAAGCTAAGAATTCAAAAATTGCGGTAGATACTAAATGGGAAGCGAAAGACAACTTTGTCAAAGCGACAGATAAACTAGGAAAAGATGTTAAGTTAGAAAAAGTTAGCGTTACAGGTGAAGTTGATACGTCGAAAGTTGGCGAATACAAAGTAACGTATAAATACGGAGATAAGCGTGTAACCGTTACTGTAACAGTAGTCGAAAAACCAGAACGTCCAGAAGTTTGGCCTGGTGAAGAGATCAACAAAACAAGTATTGAAGCTAAGAATTCAAAAATTGCGGTAGATACTAAATGGGAGGCGAAAGACAACTTTGTCAAAGCGACAGATAAACTAGGAAAAGATGTTAAGTTTGAAGACGTTAAAGTAACTGGCGATGTAGATACGTCGAAAGTTGGCGAATACAAAGTAACGTATAAATACGGAGATAAGCGTGTAACCGTTACTGTAACAGTAGTCGAAAAACCAGAACGTCCAGAGGTTTGGCCTGGTGAAGAGATCAACAAAACAAGTATTGAAGCTAAGAATTCAAAAATTGCGGTAGATACTAAATGGGAAGCGAAAGACAACTTTGTCAAAGCGACAGATAAACTAGGAAAAGATGTTAAGTTAGAAAAAGTTAGCGTTACAGGTGAAGTTGATACGTCGAAAGTTGGCGAATACAAAGTAACGTATAAATACGGAGATAAGCGTGTAACCGTTACTGTAACAGTAGTCGAAAAACCAGAACGTCCAGAAGTTTGGCCTGGTGAAGAGATCAACAAAACAAGTATTGAGGCAGAAAGTTCAACAATTGTCGTAGATACTAAGTGGGAAGCGAAAGACAACTTTGTCAAAGCGACAGATAAACTAGGAAAAGACGTTAAATTTGAAGACGTTAAAGTAAGTGGCGATGTAGATACGTCGAAAGTTGGCGAATACAAAGTAACCTATGAATACGGCGGTATGTCAACCGTTGTGATCGTAACAGTAGTCGAAAAACCAGAACGTCCAGAAGTGTGGCCTGGTGAAGAGATTAATAAGCTAAGCATTGAAGTTCGCAGTTCAACAATTGTTGTAGGTAATAAATGGGAAGCTGAAGACAACTTTGTCAAAGCGACAGATAAATTAGGAAAAGACATTAACTTTGAAGACGTCAAAGTAAGTGGTGAAGTTGATACCTCAAAAGTTGGGGATTATCAAGTATCATTTACATATGATGGCATGACAGTGACGACAACCGTCCTAGTAGTCGAAAAGCCAGAGCGTCCAGAAGTTTGGCCTGGTGAAGAAATTAATCAAGAAAGTATTGAAGCGCAATCTTCAACTCTAGTTTTGGGAAGCGCGTGGGAAGCGAAAGATAACTTTATTAAAGCGACAAATAAATTAGGAAAAGCTGTTAAATTTGAAGACGTTAGAGTCAGTGGTGAGGTTGATACTTCAAAAGTAGGCGAATATGAGGTGATTTATGCTTATGGTAGTGCAAGTGCAAGCGTAAAAGTGACTGTAGTTGAAAAACCAGAACGTCCAGAAGTCTGGCCTGGTGAAGAGATCAATAAAACAAGTATTCAAGCCAAAAATTCAACAATTGTTGTTGATAGTCAGTGGGAAGCGAAAGATAATTTTGTCAAAGCAACAGATAAATTAGGTGAAGAAGTATCTTTTGATGAAATTAAAGTAAATGGAAAAGTTGATACAACACAACCTGGTGACTATCAAGTTAGTTACGATTATGATGGTATGAGTATTGTTGTAACAGTAACTGTAGTAGAAGAACCAGAGCGTCCAGAAGTGTGGCCTGGTGAAGAAATAAATAAAACGAGTATTAATGTTCAAAATGTGATGTTAACAGTTGGGACATCGTGGGAAGCGAAAGATAACTTTATTAATGCCACTAATAAATTAGGTGAAGAGGTCACCTTTGATGACATTGATGTAACAGGCGAGGTTGATACGTCAAAAGTTGGGGACTACAAAGTGACTTATCACTATGGTGGCTTAAGTATAAGTGCTATTGTGACAGTTGTTGAAGAACCAGAGCGTCCAGAAATCTGGCCAGGTGAAGAAATTAATCAGACAAGTTTAGTAGTCCAAAACTCAACGATTGTAGTTGGAAGTGAGTGGACAAGTGAAGATAACTTTATTCAAGCAACTGATAAGAATGGTGAAGCGTTAGCCTTTAATCAAATTAAAGTGAGTGGTGAAGTTGATACAACTAAACCTGGTGAGTATCAAGTAACTTACAAAAATCAGGGTATGATTGCAATCGCAACAATTACAGTTGTCGAAGAGCCAGAGCGTCCAGAAGTCTGGCCAGGTGAAGAAGTGGATCAATCAATGATTCAAGTTCAAAATTCAACAGTTGTAATTGATAGTGAGTGGCAAGCTGAGGATAACTTTGTGAAGGCGACAGACAAACAGGGACAATTAGTTGATTTCACTAAAATCAAAGTTGAGGGAGAGGTAGATACGTCAAAAGTAGGCGACTATCAAGTTACTTATGCTTATAACAATCAAGTGGCAACAGCAACTATTACAGTAGTAAAAGTTCCAGAACGTCCAGAAGTCTGGCCAGGTGAAGAAGTTAACAGAACAAGCTTGCAAGTAAGAAGTTCTAGTATTGTTAAAGGTGCCGAGTGGCAAGCTAAGGATAACTTTATTCAAGCGACGAATAAATTAGGTGAAGAGGTTAATTTCTCAGAAGTTAGGGTGGTAGGAGATGTTGATACGGCTCAGGTTGGTGAGTATCAAGTAACATATGACTATCAAGGTATTAGCGCGATGATAACCGTTACTGTTGTCGAAAAACCAGAACGCCCAGAAGTCTGGCCGGGTGAGGAAATTAATAAGTCAAGTTTACAAGTTAAAGGTTCAACTATTTTAGTAGATAGTAAGTGGCAAGCGAAGGACAACTTTATTCAAGCAACTGATAAAGAGGGGAAAGAAGTCGATTTTGCTAAAGTAAAAGTCACAGGAGAAGTTGATACGTCAAAAGTCGGGAGCTATGATGTGATTTATAGCTATGGCGGCATGTCAACAACAGCAACAATTACGGTGGTAGATAAACCAGAGCGTCCAGAAGTGTGGCCAGGCGAAGAAGTCAATAAAACAAGCTTGCAAGTGAAAAACTTGGTCTTGGAGATTGGAAGTAAATGGGAAGCGAAAGACAACTTTGTTGGTGCGACAACTAAGTTAGGGAAAGAAGTCGTATTTGAAGAAGTGAACTATTCAGGTGAGGTTGATACTTCTAAAACTGGGGATTACGAAATTGTCTATAGTTATGGTGGGCTAAAAGCAATAGCGATCGTAACAGTTATTGATAAAGAAGACTCAGATCAAGACAAAGATAAAGATCAAGACAAAGACAAAGACAAAGATAAAGATCAAGATCAAGACAAAGACAAAGACAAAGACAAAGATAAAGATAAAGATAAAGAACAAGACAAAGACAAAGATAAAGATAAAGATAAAGAACAAGATAAAGAACAAGACAAAGATAAAGAACAAGACAAAGACAAAGAACAAGATAAAGACTTAAATAAAAACAACGGTCAAGACAACGGAAAAGATAATGATTTTGGAATAAATAATAATGACACCTCACAAAATAAAGTTAGTGATGGTCAAAGAGAGGATGGTGCTAGTAACAAAACTATTGGGACGGATCTGACGACTAGACAGGGAGTATTAAGAACAACAACTACTAATCAAGACGGTACAAAAAATGCTGTGTCAGCCTCAGTTCCAACTAATGGGCTAGAACGAACACAAGTAACACCAGCACCAGTTAAAGGTCAGCAAACAACAGGAAATGATGTTATAGCAGATACACACAAAAAATTAGGTACAAGTCTTCCTGTTAGTGGTAAAGATATTAGTCAAACAACCTTACCGCAAACAAATGAAAAAAATGACTCATGGCTAGTTATCTTAGGTGGTTTCCTGTTAGGTCTAGTTACATTGTTTAGAAATAAAACTAAATAA
- a CDS encoding SDR family NAD(P)-dependent oxidoreductase has translation MKRFKDKVAIVTGGASGIGLATIREFFAEGAKVVIADFSDKGADIAAEFNQERSESALFIKVDVSQEEQVKNLFVETVKFFGKVDIVFANAGIADQGRITDISLADWDRIMGVNLTGVFLTDKFAVEQFLAQGSPGVIINCGSAHSLVAKTGITAYPAAKGGVKMLTQTLANDYAKDGIRVNTVAPGYIETPIIARANSEAKERLVSLHPMGRLGEPREIARGVLFLASEDASFITGTILPIDGGYTSV, from the coding sequence ATGAAAAGGTTTAAAGATAAAGTAGCGATTGTAACAGGGGGAGCCAGTGGGATTGGACTTGCAACTATTCGAGAGTTTTTTGCTGAAGGAGCTAAGGTTGTTATTGCTGATTTTTCAGATAAAGGGGCAGACATTGCAGCAGAGTTTAACCAAGAACGCAGTGAATCAGCGTTATTTATTAAAGTTGATGTTTCTCAAGAAGAGCAAGTAAAAAATTTATTCGTTGAAACGGTTAAATTTTTTGGTAAAGTTGATATTGTTTTTGCTAATGCGGGCATCGCTGATCAAGGACGTATCACTGATATTAGTTTGGCAGATTGGGATCGGATTATGGGGGTAAATTTAACTGGTGTCTTTTTGACTGATAAGTTTGCTGTCGAACAATTTTTAGCTCAAGGCTCACCGGGGGTGATTATTAATTGTGGATCCGCTCATAGTTTAGTAGCGAAAACAGGTATTACAGCTTATCCGGCAGCTAAAGGAGGGGTGAAGATGTTGACTCAGACTTTAGCTAATGACTACGCTAAAGATGGGATTCGGGTCAATACAGTGGCACCAGGCTATATTGAAACACCAATCATTGCTAGGGCTAATAGTGAGGCTAAAGAACGTTTAGTTAGTTTACACCCGATGGGACGTTTAGGTGAACCCAGAGAGATTGCTCGTGGCGTACTATTCTTAGCAAGTGAGGATGCTTCATTTATTACTGGTACAATCTTACCGATAGATGGTGGCTATACATCAGTTTAA
- a CDS encoding sensor histidine kinase — MSKSKKISQFSLTLIGIVLLFVGVTFLIDHLPLTLSWWLKSGLSGLLWLGIITLIGYFLGGSERQFYKVVTHTLFEMGRGNFAIDLSSEKKKMARFDEWVTFLNQIEKTSDNLAKMEALKQSFISNVSHEIRSPLTSISGFSQLALNEKDERKRAYYLENIQGECMRLSHLSESLLKLTELEETNVLQKSQIDLSELLKQVVNGFQIQLIEKKIEINLKLAPISYQGEPVLFYQIWQNLLGNAIKFSTSGSIVKLEVSGTDEAWAITLIDQGIGMSKENVTHIFNRFYKVDKARNSDIEGNGLGLAIVKEIVTLHEDLTLEVCSDLSVGTTFTLNKH; from the coding sequence ATGTCTAAGTCAAAAAAAATCAGTCAATTTAGTCTAACGCTAATTGGCATTGTTTTATTATTTGTTGGCGTTACCTTTCTGATTGACCATCTGCCTCTTACCTTATCTTGGTGGCTCAAATCAGGACTATCAGGTTTGTTATGGTTAGGAATAATTACGCTGATAGGTTACTTTTTGGGAGGAAGCGAGAGACAGTTTTACAAAGTAGTGACACATACGTTATTTGAAATGGGTCGAGGTAATTTTGCGATTGACTTATCGTCAGAAAAGAAAAAAATGGCACGTTTTGATGAGTGGGTAACATTTTTAAATCAAATAGAAAAAACGAGTGATAACTTAGCTAAGATGGAGGCATTGAAACAGTCTTTTATTTCAAATGTTTCACATGAGATACGTAGTCCTTTAACGTCAATTTCAGGTTTTTCTCAATTAGCTTTAAATGAAAAAGATGAGAGAAAGCGTGCTTATTATTTAGAAAATATTCAAGGTGAGTGTATGCGTTTATCTCATTTAAGTGAAAGTTTATTAAAATTAACAGAACTTGAAGAGACAAATGTGCTTCAAAAAAGTCAGATTGATTTGTCAGAGCTACTAAAACAAGTCGTAAATGGCTTTCAAATTCAGTTGATAGAGAAAAAAATCGAAATCAATTTAAAGTTAGCACCGATTAGTTATCAAGGTGAGCCAGTGCTATTTTACCAAATATGGCAAAATTTATTAGGGAACGCGATTAAATTTTCCACCTCTGGTTCTATCGTTAAGTTGGAAGTAAGTGGAACAGATGAGGCATGGGCTATCACGTTAATAGATCAGGGAATAGGTATGTCAAAAGAAAACGTAACACATATTTTTAATCGCTTCTATAAAGTTGACAAGGCGCGTAATTCGGATATAGAAGGCAATGGGTTAGGTTTAGCAATTGTCAAAGAGATAGTCACCCTTCATGAGGATTTAACGCTTGAGGTATGTAGTGATTTATCTGTTGGGACAACCTTTACATTAAATAAGCATTAA